CAGAACCGAGTAATGTAGCGGCaaatcatcatcgtcatcagcTCAGAATCAAAACAAAACACCAACATGATTCAAACAGGCATTCAAATAATCAATTACTTAACACCACCAAAAGGCGTAattccttaatttttaatacaaatagtaTGCTATACGGGATTCCTATGAAGATTTATGTATACGCGAGTACGAACGTATTATTTCATCCAAGTTAAATATGTGGAATGCAAGTTTAAATTCTCGTCCCTTTTTGCAGACAAAACTCAGATCCATGCATCGTCTTTTCATTGTTAGAGCCAATTTGTATTTTACAGCACGTATACATACATGATGTCATACGTATTCCTCTAATGAGTCTTAATATATAATCTGTACACAACAAACGTCCGTATCTCTTATTATTCTAATTGAAATGTACAAAGCTTGATATGTAAGAGAGTCTAATACTTAGGAGAGATAGTTACAAAAGtgagaaaataatacatatacaaatagTAGGATTCTTAACTTATGTCTATGGCCGCGATAATAAcatcttatttgtttatatatatacatatatacacatatatatatatatatatatatatttgtatgaagaACAGCGATACAGCCGAATAATGAAAAGTACAATTGTGCAATATGTATCAATGGTTCTAACTGCGTGATAGAAGTACTTTGATCGATAACATTAAGtacatattttaagtaataaatgtgtaataatttggataatcTTTACACTACAACAAACGTCCGTATCTCTCATTATTCTAATAGAAATGTACAAAGCGgagtgcgcacgattggacaccgcacgattggacaccaccactcacagcggccaatgcctagagtttttccgttggtttggttagataagtcaagatgattggttggtgtccaattgtactgtgtccaaaagagtgtcacccgtaCAAAGCTTATTGATACGTAAGAGAGTCTGATACTTAGGAGAGATAGTTACAAAAGtgagaaaataatacatatacaaatagCAGGATTCTTAACTTATGTCTATGGCCGCGATAATAACatcttatttgttatatatatatatatatatatatatatatatatatatatatatatatgtatgtatgaaaaACAGTGATACAGCCGAATAATGAAAAGTACAATTGTGCAATATGTATCAATGGTTCTAACTGCGTGATAAGTGCTTTGATCGATAACATTAAGTacatattataagtaataaatgtataataatttgaatagtaACGAGGCTACAATCCGttgtcttttcttcttttttaaaatggCAAATGCTTAATGTATTTCTACGtgaattaactaattatttactatgtaaTGCCGCTAACTTTGTAAGACGTCGAACGATATAGCAACGAATTGGCTTCAACGCCTGATTTTAAATAGCGACCTTAAAATTCTCGGGGTAAATGTACGAAACAATCGGCTAAAATTAACTagaagtcaatttttttaattaaatggaagatttattgattatacaatTGTAACAATAGCTCTTTGcagtaacaatataattttacctGTATTACAAATAGGTTTTTTTGTATGGTACAAGGTATTTTGCATAATgggaattttattatgtacagttTCAGATTAAAACATGGTTAGAATAAATCATGATtagtatatttatcataattgactCTATTCCCTTCTGACAGATATTCTACTCCAGAAATCATACCCTAAGAAATGCACTACATCAACGTTGCTGGTTTGGCAACGTTGATGGAGTGCATTTTTGGAGGAAAACATCGCATTCTTTATCGCAGAATCATAAGatcttgatcaaattttttatcctttgtCCTACCGTGGTTTAGATATGTTTCTAATTGCGTCGAGTCTACAAATGTTACCAACTATCCGCAGGACtcagtataattttatcttgagcTTAAAAAAAACCAGTCTAGCTAAGTGCAAGATTCAATAATGTGGAAATTATCTGTGTACTACTTgttaaacagtaattaaaatatgtaaataacaaattaccatGCATTTCAATGACATTCCTCTGTATGTTCTCCCATACTTCTAAGACATTTTCATACAAACTCgttagattatcaaataaagtcGAATGCATCAAGAAATATCCTTTCGCCAAAGAGAGCAAGTCGCAGATGGAATATTCCAATCTGTTCTTGAATCACCGGTATAACTATAGTGTGTCGCCATCACATACAAACAGTAAACACCCGATCACTTTAACATTGACCATACTGCATTGTTCAGGAGGAAAATATCTCATGGCACGACAaacctgcaataaaatatagtgcgttgaacataaaatcaatacagcatccaaaaaaattacttgcaaaaataaataaagatgcatcaactatcgtcaaggatcttggatccaatgttattttatgtgtaaatattaaatacattttcatctttcatcagaaaaaattaattctattgtactttgcattTGAGTGCATCCGAACAGGTTCTAATCGCTGGAGTTATGAATCTTGGTTCCAGACAAAGTACGGAGACTGCTTTCTCGGGAAGGATCATCCTGGGCTTGTGCTTCCGTCTCTGAATCTCGTTGATTAAATACCAATTCGCTTTTGCAACACCAATTGCACCTTCTCAGGGGGGCTATCACGGTTCTTAAAAcgagatgaaaattacaaaagtgaacaaatttactagaatatctataactttattgatcaacaactaatgaatttgctcacttttgtaattttcacctcgtttcagaaaccgtaatagcccccccagatattttggaaatatgtgaCTTACTGTGACTGCACATTGTTTATCCTTACTGTCAAGAAAGAACTAGGAGTATCGAAATACTAGAGATTACACCGAACGCGCCTTCTGGTACTTTAGGACCAGTAGCGCCTGGAATCTATATTTCGGTCAATTacatgactttaaaatattttattaaaattatctggataactcacaaacgtttctgacgacacttcaaaagtcttcaaacgaaatacaaacgaatccatacaagatttttgtttaatttagctccggttaattttttcggccaaatacacggtgtaaaaataaaagattaattacaattaattgaaggactcacaaaccttttcaaatgcacttcataactcttcaaacgaaatacaaacgatttaaaatagtcatttcTTCATCCGGAACTTTGCTTCGGTCAAGTACATACGAATTAGATCAGTATATGTTCTGTAccataggcctagtttacaccgagcacttgatacgcgtactaactcgtaactttctattaatttatcttactgtcgacaatgcgtgtatacataatacatatatttaattattttgattcatattgtaccaacttaatatactattttttaaatttattgccgaaattaagataatttaatagaaagttactagttagtacgcgtatcaagtgcttggtgtaaactagaggcttgttttctattcctgcactagactgcactggaacgttccttcttgttttcactaactttcaaatatatatctatttcactttaagtacagtcgctttcattatagttgcgacactttttttagatgcatttctgaacgcgcaactataacgagagatgagaacgactgtaaTTGCGGAGGTTggcgcgaaatgtcaaacgttgatatacaaggtgtcacaaagaaaatttgggcaccttggaggaaatataagataagtatactcgcaaatatttttcaaatagagtttataaaaaaatattcgcacatttttcgtataggatcggctttggtctaattgagctttacatattcgtcattacagcaacgatgagctgagatgcttagatgtagttaaataaattataactacaataaatataaaaaattaaaattttaaatatttgttacagttataattataatttatttaactacatctaagcatctcagatcatcgttgttgtaatgacaaatttataaagctcaattagaccaaagccaaTCCAATAGAAAaagatgtgttatttattaattaaaactaactttttcttttttgcagaaGTAGAGAGCACACAAGGATGAGACATTGGAAGCCTTTGCAAGAAGGTGATATATTCAATGTTGATATAACAGTAAGTAGTCTcatcttttatgaaaaacgttctataaaattgtattcttttcctagttaaaaaaaattataattacaaattataggtTTATCTTAATGGCTATCTCGGCGATTGCTCAAGTTGGTGAGGAAGCTATTCAACTTCTGTATAAAGTAATGCAAGTTCTTTTTTACAGAGACGCAAGATCTTTCCCAAAGgtacattaacaaaattcctATGTATATATCTTACAGACCAATAATTTCAACTACATTGTTAACAATCTGCTTGCCCTGCTTTTCAGTATCATCTTGCCATTATcacgaaagaaaaagaagttgaaAAACAAGGGCCGCTAACTTTGGAGAGCTATTAGGGACCtgcaattctataaaatttttgttttcttatttaaaataaacttaataaaaaatctagagTAAAGATCCAtttctttaattgaataaattgaaagaagttttcaattatatatttatttgcattacatGTACAAAAGactaagaaaatattgattctgGTAACCGTATTGATAATCTTCATTCTAACAGACATAAATTTTacctaacttttatttttacatataaaaacacaaGATAGTACTTGCAAGATTAAAACGCATatgtgcaaattaatttatgtatgctaaaaataatatatttcataggtactttttatataaaatagcaatAATATTGATTGTACATTAAAGTGTTAGCACTTTGCATCCAgtatctgttattaaaattgtatgttcAACTTGAGCTGTCCTAAAATTATCAATAGTACAAGTTGTCTATCCATCTTCCAGAATTTCAATCTGCGTTGTTCCTTGACTTAAAGCTGGTTCAATAGTAAATGTCATATCTGGTtttattttgtcagaaaaatcatttgctgtaaaataaaaaagaggcGTTAAAATATCAGTATACatataagacaatttaatatttacagttatgtagaaatttattttaaaagcaagATATATTTGATCTATAAATTGGAATTAGATAATTTCTATTAGTCATATGCCAATGTGCGTTAATATTgatagtaacaaaatattttcactgtACCGAAGTGATAAATGTCTGGAGCACCATGAAAGTAAGTTCCGATACCACGACCCAAAAGTGCAGGTATTACATTCAAATTGTGTTTATTTGTTGTCTCTTCTATTACATTACctgaaaacaaaatagaaaaattatacaaaatgataaaaatgaatgttATAGCATATAAccaaattaagatttttaatcatgtacaaattattaccaatattgcagaaatattcaTTTGATTTGCATATTTCAATAGCTGACTTTAAACACAATTCTGTGATTATTACCAATCGTTTGCCTTCAGAATGTACCTCACCAAAACATTGAAACATGACTGAGCAATCGTCGTGATAGCCATTAAGATAAAcctataatttgcaattataatttttttttaactagaaaaagaatacaattttataaaacgtttttcataaaagatgAGACTACTTACTGTTATATTAACATTGAGTATATCACCTTCTTGCAAAGGCTTCCAATGTCTCATCCTCGTGTGCTCTCTACttctgcaaaaaagaaaaagttagttttaattaataaataacacatcttCTTGTATTGGAttggctttggtctaattgagctttataaattcgtcattacaacaacgatgatcagagatgcttagatgtagttaaataaattataattatagctgtaacaaatacttaaaatgttaatttttaatatttgttacagttacaatttatttaactatatctaagcatctcagctcatcgtgttgtaatgacgaatttataaacttaattagattaaaaccgatcaaatacggaaaatgtgcgaatatttttttaaaaaatctatttgaaaaatatttgcgagtatacttatcttatatttcctccaaggtacccaaattttatttgcgacacCTTGTATACCAACGTTTGAtatttcgcgctaacctccacaactacagtcgttctcatctctcgttatagttgcgcgttcagaaatgcatccaaaaaaaagtgtcgcaactataatgaaaacgactgtacacactaattcagggagttcaggaacagaaaacaaacggtaggTCTATGAGAAATAAAAGCTCTGTAcatacagtcgtgttcattatagttacaacactttttcttagatgcgtctctgaacatGCAACTctaacaagagctgagaacatgattggttcttacttgtggatccaaccaattacgtttgccgctcgataagcaaggctacattccaaaaactatcaaagaaaaagtgtcgcaactataataaacatgactgtatgtacagtcgtgttcattatagttgcgacactttttcttagatgcgtttcagaacgcgcaactataacgagagctgaggatatgattggttcttacttgtggatccagccaattacgttcgccgctcgatgagcaaggctacattccaaaaaccatcaaagaaaaagtgtcacaactatggctgtgttccgtttttactggcagtactgaaaatttatagttcatgtcacctatactatacattttcagtactggcagttaatatcggaacacagcctataatgaacacgactgtacagtcgtgttcattatagttgcgacacttttctttcaatgcgtttctgaacgcgcaactataacaaaaGCTGAGAatgtgattggttcttacttgtggatccaaccaattacgtttgccgttcTATGAGCAaggttacattccaaaaactatcAAAGAAAAAGTATCGCAACTATAAGGTGTTACAACCGCCGTTTCCCGgcataaatttttgcaagagTAGTTGCCGAATGAGGCTTGAAACGTGGATTTTTGACCGGGACTGTATCCATGGAAATGGAATAAGAAGCGTCTCCCTCCTCGATACCAGCGCCGCGCCTGGTAGCATAGGCCACATAGAGCCGCGTGGGATGGCGACGCTACGCCTCCGCACGCCGACGCCAGGGACTTCGTCGCCCGACTCGAACACGTAAACACGCGTCGCGCCGCGTTCTCCGTAGCGAACCACGTGGCGCGCTGTACGGTTAAGGCTTTTCCAAATCCTACTAAATCACATTCTAAATTCAATCCCAAttccaattttaaattaatcctaATTCAAATCAATcctaattctaaatttaattctaactaCAATTACTCCTAACTCTAAATTCCATACtgattatatatattagttattttatgataataatccTAAATTTAAGTTAATGGTTGTCGCTTCATAATtctgaatttaatattaatcctaACTCTGTTCACGCCAATATAATAAACCCGAacctaatttaagttaaatgtaatCAGTCGTAAGTTGTAACTCTAGATTTATGTAAAGTCAAATgatcttttgttattaaatattgcatagtGTGTAACAATAGAGTCTGTGTTAATTTCAAATACCCAGTGTCGGTCAGTCAATTCGATTCAGTCGAtcctaaataatattacgcaacatTGCACGGCGACACGTGTTTCGCCCACGCGTGTGCCACATCATCACCCAGAGTCCGTGCCGAGAGAAGGAAATCCAGTGGCCCAACATCTACTCCACCAGGGAAACCACGGCGTGAGATCGAGCGTTGCTACAGGGATATGAGGTTTCTTTctattctttcaataaataaagtCAATTTCGGGATCTGATTATTTGAATTGCGACGCTTCAACTTTCTTGTCGAGTAGGTTTTAAATAATGTGCCCGCGTATCCCAGCCTCCCAATCACGTCAAGTAATTACTAGGAATTTGCCGGCCGCTTATTATGATTGGGTAGCAACCGCTCGTTGTGTGCACGCCATATTTGTTCGCCATCGGTTGGACCGCTACAACATCATCTGCGAGAATTGCCATCAAAACTTTCCCTTGAACATTGCCGAGCATTACAATAAAAGAAAccgaattatataaatatcggcACAAGTCATAATCCGGAACGGTGCATACTCTGCCGGGTCTCCCTCATTACTAATCGAGTAATTCGCGATTGCGCAAAGTGCCCCGTGGATTTAATGTTCTTTTTAGAGTATCTCGAACGCGAAAATTCCGCCTTATACGAAGATCCCGAGCCGACAATCCTCGCGATATCCGAGGAGTCTGTTTAGAAAAAAGGGGTTTTCCGCCTCCCTTTTTCCCCCTAGCAACCGCTCAGGGTTAACCCACTCActactagagtcctatataaagagagaagcgacattgatgtccaaagctctgattggtaatctgattgatacttgattggctaagcgagcagccgtattgtgaccacagctgtttgtagaataatacgaatggtgtttgatgacgttagagcggtcccaaaatggcggtggaggactcaattggatactgaaggttgtggtgggggttcaatgtcgcttctctctttatataggattCTACTCACTACAATTAAGTATCGGCCCAGTGCGTACACACCGCCATCTGGTAGCACTTGGGTCGTAACAAAGACAAGTGACtgtacacaagcggtcattaatgccttccctaaGGAGGTTAGGCGCGTTCCAGACACATGCATCGCATCTAGGTATTTATCACGCATTGTTAAATCTGACCAATCTGGCAagtcagatttaacaatcatgtgTAATGAACACCTAGATGCGATGCGTGTGCTGGAACGCGCCTAACCTCCttagggaaggcattaatgaccgcttgtgtacagtcgtgaactaaaaggttgcaacacattttctttgatgtcaTCAATCGGCAAAtataattggttggatccacaggtaagaaccaattacgttcgccgtttgataagcaagtctacattccataaaccatcgaagaaaatgtgttgcaaccttttagctcatgactgtacACCCGAGGACtttgattttgtccatggggaaattttccaaactgagaagtcaccactttctacatacttgcagttcatggttaatgaaacgactagagctttttggttgttacgttaatcataaactgtaaatatgtagaaagatagcgacttcttagtttggaaaatttcgccatggacagaatcaaattcaaTGGGTGTACAGTTCGTGCCAGGTGTGCCTGGGGTCCAATTCTAGGGTCCACGTTTTATtcttattaggagtacaaattgaaaaccgccgttttttgtcaaaatttgaggattgattgttgaaaaatggttacatacttattcttgaaagtattgtccatcgctggccactactttctcccacctttcgggcagcatacgaatcccgcgtcgaaaaaactgctcgtcttttgcggcgatccacgaatcgacccagtttttggcctcttcgtaataatggaagtgctgctcagccaggccatgcgccattgatcggaacaagtggtaatctgaaggggcgatgtcaggagaatacggcggatgaggtaagacgtcccatttcaatgtttccagataggttttaacgacctgagcaacatgtggccgagcgttgtcgtgcagcaacatcactttttcgtgtctttgctcgtattgtggccgtttttcctgcaatgctcggctcaaacgcattagttgtgttcggtagcgagctcctgtgatggtttcacccggttgcaacagctcataataaatcacgccgagctggtcccaccaaatacacagcatgagcttcgagccatggatgtttggcttggccgtcgatgttgatgcatggccgcggtagccccacgatttttttcgctttggattattataatggatccacttttcatcgcaggttacaatacgatgcagaaaacccttccgtttttgccgttggagcagctgttcgcacgcgaaaaaacgccgttcgacgtctctcggctttaattcgtatggcacccagtgcccatgcttttggatcattcccatggttttcaaacgatgtgaaatagcttgttgagtcacgcccaatgaatctgcaagctcctgttgcgtttgagatgaatcttcattcagtaatgtttccaattgtgcgtcttcaaactttttcacctgtccgggacgctccttgtcttctacgccgaaatcaccacttttgaagcgttggaaccattctcgacacgttctttcactaatggaagcctcaccataagtttttacaatcattcgacgcgcctcagccgcagattttttcgaattgaaggcaaaaagcaaaacttcccgcacatgacgcttattgggcacaaatttcgatattttcgatcacaaaaaaatatataacgccgataaaaattcacatctgcaatgataaggaattgttgccagatgcccaaccttacatttaaaatttttgatctaacgtttggcgccagcatttaccgctggcgccatctactggaaaacggcggttttcaatttgttctCCTAATAGTTGTTTTTATgtttatgactattataagcAGATGCTGCGTCAACGATtatgaatgtatcgtagtgttagtaaattttattttgacagccggccgatgtaacctcagttttgattGATGAAATCTCcaaaatattccaaagcttaattgaaaaaaacggatcaaagcctttgatatatcagataagttgtagttttgaaaataaaaagtgttattatttggcaataagaaaatatactttgtgaaCTGTTTTTCTGAAGATTACAGGTAATAAAGAAACTTGGTGCGAGACATTAccgtattctttaataaatgtaaggataGTCAACAACGGAGTGTTTGTGACGATAATTATCAAAGGCTTCGATCCGCTTCCTTTTAATAAAGCTTTGGAATGTTTCTGAGATTTTACCAATCAAAACTGAGGTTGCATCGGCCGGCTgtgaaaacataatttactaacactatgatacattcatgatcgctgatgcagcatccgcttataatagtcataaacgtaaaaacaactaagaacaaaacgtgaaccctagaatcggaccccaggcatacctggcacaaactgtacagtcgtgttcattatagttgcaacattttttcttcgatgcgtttctgaacgcg
The window above is part of the Solenopsis invicta isolate M01_SB chromosome 8, UNIL_Sinv_3.0, whole genome shotgun sequence genome. Proteins encoded here:
- the LOC120358351 gene encoding methionine aminopeptidase 1D, mitochondrial-like: MRHWKPLQEGDILNVNITVYLNGYHDDCSVMFQCFGEVHSEGKRLVIITELCLKSAIEICKSNEYFCNIGNVIEETTNKHNLNVIPALLGRGIGTYFHGAPDIYHFANDFSDKIKPDMTFTIEPALSQGTTQIEILEDG
- the LOC105207238 gene encoding proteasome subunit beta type-4-like gives rise to the protein MAISAIAQVGEEAIQLLYKVMQVLFYRDARSFPKYHLAIITKEKEVEKQGPLTLESY